In Enoplosus armatus isolate fEnoArm2 chromosome 2, fEnoArm2.hap1, whole genome shotgun sequence, one DNA window encodes the following:
- the LOC139299897 gene encoding uncharacterized protein: MKPQSWIRRNWLWAAGGAFLTVHLATWLMQRAMRSTVRSEAALKQKAAEERLD; this comes from the coding sequence ATGAAACCTCAGAGCTGGATCAGGAGGAACTGGCTGTGGGCGGCCGGCGGGGCGTTCCTCACCGTCCACCTGGCCACCTGGCTGATGCAGAGAGCCATGAGGAGCACCGTGCGCTCCGAGGCTGCGCTCAAACAGAAGGCTGCTGAGGAAAGACTGGACTGA
- the LOC139299886 gene encoding uncharacterized protein, whose translation MGLREFWKSYKVLIVMGTSLGLIHWGWYNLKANPLLHKAREESIPEPGIVAYVSPPTAPAAAAKSK comes from the coding sequence ATGGGCCTGCGGGAGTTCTGGAAGAGCTACAAAGTCTTGATTGTGATGGGCACGAGTCTGGGGCTGATCCACTGGGGCTGGTACAATCTGAAGGCAAACCCACTGCTGCACAAAGCCAGAGAGGAGAGCATTCCTGAGCCCGGCATCGTGGCTTACGTTTCACCTCCAAcagctccagctgctgctgccaagAGCAAGTAA
- the LOC139299487 gene encoding protein NLRC3-like, translating into MTAEDLLNTLKDLRDEEFKDFRWFLQQPDILEGYQTIKVSKLETAERRDTVDLMVNAYELHGALKVTKKVLEKINRNDLVQSLSDSSSGPEVDVSDVGATSENRGPSSSQSEDEIVPVPEPRHISYYKHLLKSNLQNKFMCAQEGWAQKKDEQRLDDIFTALYITAGGDVHINKQHEVRQIEAAVLKPAETEKLIKPSDMFKPPSGRYKPIRTVLTNGIAGIGKTFLVRKFVLDLAEGRASHDVHLVFPFTFRQLNLWRAEKFCLAELIHECIRETRDIKVEALNHIFTTLQSSGNTNYDRSKFKLLFVLDGLDESRLQLDCFTNKNQDANFDVTESTSVDVLLTNLIKRNLLPSARLWITTRPAAASQIHSDFVDMVTEVRGFTDPQKVDYFRKRFRDEEQASRIISHIKTSRSLHIMCHIPVFCWITATVLEDVLKTREGGQLPKTLTEMYTEFLVFQIDQNKQRNNLKKCIQYIKSLAKLAFHQLEKGNLIFYEKDLKESGIDVSGASVCSGVFTEIFKEERGRRNDADKMFSFVHLSVQEFLAALYVEKALMNRNKNVMSEPGQTCGEHVQMVFSKKSITEVHRFAIDKALQSPNGHLDLFLRFLLGLSLQTNQTLLQHLLKKNRSSQTNGKTVEYIKKKISENLSPERNINLFHCLNELNDRSLVEEIQQSLSSGSLSTDKLSPAQWSALVFILLSSEEDLDVFDLKKYSASEEALLRLLPVVKASSKALLRGCDLSERSCEALSSVLSSQSSSLRELDLSNNDLQDSGVKLLSAGLESPHCRLETLRLSGCLITEEGCSSLASALKSNPSHLRELDLSYNHPGDTGVKLLSAGLEDPRWRLETLRVEHGGEQRLKPALRKYACELTLDTNTVNRNLHLSDNNRKVTLVTEKQPYPDHPERFDFWFQLLCRDGLTGRCYWEVDWRGLVYISVTYRGIRRRGKSDDCRFGGNNQSWSLLCSDDGSSSVWHNNRRTVPPPSSSSSSSSHRVSVYVDCPAGTLSFYRVSSDTLIHLHTFNTTFTETLYPGFWVLTSGSSVSLCSLEEGASPPV; encoded by the exons ATGACGGCAGAGGACCTTCTGAACACTCTGAAGGATTTAAGAGACGAGGAATTCAAGGACTTCAGATGGTTTCTGCAGCAGCCCGACATCCTGGAAGGCTACCAAACCATCAAAGTGTCCAAGTTGGAGACGGCAGAAAGGCGGGACACGGTGGATCTGATGGTGAACGCCTATGAACTTCATGGAGCTCTGAAGGTCACCAAGAAGGTTTTAGAGAAGATAAACAGGAACGACCTGGTGCAGAGTCTGTCAGACTCCAGCTCAGGACCAGAAG TGGATGTCAGTGATGTTGGAGCGACTTCAGAGAACAGAGGACCTTCCTCCTCCCAGAGTGAAG ATGAGATCGTTCCAGTACCAGAGCCACGACACATCTCATATTACAAACACTTGCTTAAATCAAACCTCCAGAATAAGTTCATGTGTGCACAGGAGGGGTGGGCGCAGAAGAAGGATGAGCAGCGTCTGGATGATATCTTCACAGCGCTTTACATCACAGCTGGGGGTGACGTACATATCAACAAACAGCATGAGGTCAGGCAGATTGAGGCAGCGGTTCTGAagccagcagaaacagagaaactaATTAAACCCAGTGATATGTTCAAACCCCCCTCCGGAAGATATAAACCCATAAGAACAGTGCTGACTAATGGAATCGCAGGAattggaaaaacatttcttgtcCGCAAGTTTGTGTTGGACTTGGCTGAAGGAAGAGCCAGCCATGATGTGCATCTTGTATTCCCCTTCACGTTCCGCCAGCTGAACTTATGGAGGGCAGAAAAGTTTTGTTTGGCAGAACTAATTCATGAATGTATCCGGGAGACCAGAGACATAAAGGTAGAAGCTCTTAATCACATCTTTACTACTCTGCAGTCATCAGGAAACACCAACTATGACAGAAGTAAATTCaaacttctgtttgttttggatggACTGGATGAGAGCCGACTCCAACTGGACTGCTTCACCAATAAAAACCAGGACGCAAACTTTGATGTCACCGAGTCCACCTCAGTGGATGTGCTGCTGACGAACCTCATCAAGAGAAAtctgcttccctctgctcgCCTCTGGATAACCACTAGACCTGCAGCTGCCAGTCAGATCCATTCTGATTTTGttgacatggtgacagaggtcagagggttcACTGACCCACAGAAGGTGGACTACTTCAGGAAGAGATTCAGAGACGAGGAGCAGGCCAGCAGGATCATCTCCCACATCAAGACCTCACGaagcctccacatcatgtgccacatcccggtcttctgctggatcactgctacagttCTGGAGGACGTGTTGAAgaccagagagggaggacagctgcccaagaccctgactgagATGTACACAGAATTCCTGGTGTTTCAGATTGATCAGAATAAACAGAGGAATAACCTAAAAAAGTGCATTCAGTACATTAAGTCATTAGCAAAACTGGCTTTTCACCAGCTGGAAAAGGGCAACCTAATCTTCTACGAGAAAGATCTAAAAGAGAGTGGCATTGATGTCAGCGGAGCCTCGGTGTGCTCAGGAGTGTTCACAGAGATCTTTAAAGAGGAACGTGGGAGGAGGAATGATGCAGACAAGATGTTTAGCTTTGTCCATCTGAGTGTTCAGGAGTTTTTAGCAGCTTTGTATGTAGAGAAAGCACTCATGAACAGAAACAAGAATGTTATGTCTGAGCCGGGGCAGACTTGTGGCGAACATGTGCAAATGGTTTTCAGTAAAAAATCTATTACAGAGGTTCACAGGTTTGCTATTGACAAGGCCTTACAGAGTCCGAATGGACACCTGGACTTgttcctccgcttcctcctggGTCTTTCACTGCAGACCAATCAGACTCTCCTACAACACCTACTGAAAAAGAATAGAAGCTCACAGACTAATGGGAAAACAGTCGAGTACATCAAGAAGAAGATCAGTGAGAATCTGTCTCCAGAGAGAAACATCAATCTgttccactgtctgaatgaGCTGAATGATCGTTCTCTAGTGGAGGAGATCCAACAGTCTCTGAGTTCAGGAAGTCTCTCCACAGATAAACTGtctcctgctcagtggtcagctCTGGTCTTCATCTTACTGTCATCAGAAGAAGATCTGGACGTGTTTGACctgaagaaatactctgcttcAGAGGAGGCTCTCCTGAGGCTGCTGCCAGTGGTCAAAGCCTCCAGCAAAGCTCT GCTGAGGGGCTGTGATCtgtcagagagaagctgtgaagCTCTGTCCTCAGTTCTCAGCTCCCAGTCCTCtagtctgagagagctggacctgagtaacaacgacctgcaggattcaggagtgaagctgctctctgctggactggagagtccacactgtagactggagactctaaG gctATCAGGCTGTCTGATCACAGAGGAAGGCTGTAgttctctggcctcagctctgaagtccaacccctcccatctgagagagctggacctgagctaCAATCATCCAGGAGAcacaggagtgaagctgctgtctgctggactggaggatCCACGTTGGAGACTGGAAACTCTCAG GGTGGAACATGGTGGAGAGCAGAGGCTGAAACCTGCTCTGaggaagt ACGCCTGTGAACTCacactggacacaaacacagtcaacaGAAACCTCCACCTgtctgacaacaacaggaaggTGACGTTAGTGACGGAGAAGCAGCCGTATCCTGATCATCCAGAGAGGTTTGACTTCtggtttcagctgctgtgtagAGATGGTCTGACTGGTCgctgttactgggaggtggacTGGAGAGGACTGGTTTATATATCAGTGACTTACAGAGGAatcagaaggagaggaaagagtgaTGACTGCAGGTTTGGAGGAAATAATCAGTCCTGGAGTCTTTTGTGCTCTGATGATGGAAGTTCCTCTGTCTGGCACAATAACAGAAGAACAgtcccccccccttcttcctcctcctcctcctcctctcacagagTATCAGTGTATGTGGACTGTCCTGCTGGCACTCTGTCCTTCTACAGAGTCTCCTCTGACACCCTGAtccacctccacaccttcaACACCACATTCACTGAAACTCTTTATCCGGGGTTCTGGGTATTGACATCTGgttcctcagtgtctctgtgttcactggAGGAGGGAGCGTCTCCTCCTGTGTAG